Proteins found in one Methanospirillum hungatei JF-1 genomic segment:
- a CDS encoding TMEM175 family protein: protein MTITEPISKVNLERITNGIFAFTMTLLARDIVTPDQYAKASTITVDQFFSNTISSMLDFFGVFVILAMFWMLFFQMFHRMKTYDYHFLHVHMLALMAIVVIPFSSAFSNLGLEKYTFADYFFQINYFILGIILLYLWHYASSSPHLREPLLTDEDAHFLFMKCLIPPVVAFIGILWVYADLENIEILYYVPFVVLGVFFRTPPFEKKMR, encoded by the coding sequence ATGACGATCACAGAACCCATATCTAAAGTAAATCTGGAGCGGATCACCAATGGGATTTTTGCATTTACTATGACCCTGCTCGCCAGGGATATTGTAACTCCAGATCAATATGCAAAAGCGTCTACAATTACTGTAGATCAGTTTTTTTCAAACACGATATCATCAATGTTAGACTTTTTTGGAGTTTTTGTCATTCTTGCGATGTTCTGGATGCTCTTCTTTCAGATGTTTCATCGGATGAAGACATACGATTATCATTTTCTTCATGTGCATATGCTGGCTCTGATGGCAATTGTGGTCATCCCATTCTCTTCAGCATTTAGTAATCTGGGCCTTGAGAAGTACACCTTTGCAGATTATTTCTTTCAGATAAATTATTTTATTCTCGGCATTATTCTTCTCTATCTCTGGCATTATGCTAGTTCTTCCCCTCATCTTCGTGAACCATTACTGACTGATGAAGATGCTCATTTTCTCTTCATGAAATGTCTGATTCCTCCAGTTGTTGCTTTTATCGGTATTCTCTGGGTCTATGCAGATCTAGAAAACATCGAGATTCTCTATTATGTTCCTTTTGTGGTATTAGGGGTTTTTTTTAGAACTCCGCCGTTTGAGAAGAAGATGAGGTAA
- a CDS encoding nucleotidyltransferase domain-containing protein yields the protein MDRQQLISSILGDLSFIPQSIPGVFLYGSYATDSADARSDIDICIVSGKEFEPQDLQSLAWRNIKSEKYDIRIFELLPLFIQIRVLTQGILIYSPDKAALCEYLYGYRKLWDDQKWYQSPIPGA from the coding sequence ATGGATAGACAACAGTTAATTTCATCAATACTTGGAGATTTATCATTTATTCCTCAAAGTATACCTGGAGTTTTTTTATACGGTTCATATGCTACAGACTCTGCTGATGCGAGAAGTGATATTGACATTTGTATCGTATCTGGTAAGGAGTTTGAGCCCCAGGATCTCCAATCACTGGCTTGGAGAAATATCAAATCAGAAAAATATGACATCCGAATTTTTGAACTACTTCCATTATTCATTCAAATTAGGGTTTTAACACAAGGGATTCTCATATATTCACCAGATAAGGCGGCTTTATGTGAATATCTCTATGGTTATAGAAAATTATGGGATGACCAGAAATGGTATCAATCACCAATTCCTGGTGCATAA
- a CDS encoding DUF1700 domain-containing protein: protein MQKDEYLKKLGLALSGISETERQDILADYAEHFEMGALDGRTEEEIAESLGDPKTIGKEYTALSFVKRAEHSPSVGGIGRAILATIGLGLFNLIVVLIPFICIITILAVLLVVGFSLCCAGPILTGGAVLEMLGIVSGVIFFSAPAGIFLGIGLTCLGLLIVIGEFWLARILYRIGIRYLKWNIAIIHGSESI, encoded by the coding sequence ATGCAGAAGGATGAATATCTGAAAAAATTAGGCCTGGCACTTTCAGGAATTTCAGAAACTGAACGGCAGGATATCCTCGCCGATTATGCCGAACACTTTGAAATGGGTGCTTTGGATGGCAGAACTGAAGAAGAAATCGCAGAATCATTAGGAGATCCCAAAACTATCGGCAAAGAATATACTGCCCTATCATTCGTGAAAAGAGCAGAACATTCCCCATCGGTCGGAGGTATTGGAAGAGCAATTCTGGCAACAATTGGTCTAGGTCTCTTCAATCTTATCGTCGTATTAATTCCGTTCATCTGTATCATCACCATTCTTGCCGTTTTATTGGTAGTCGGATTTTCTCTCTGCTGTGCAGGACCGATTCTCACCGGGGGAGCAGTGCTTGAGATGCTCGGAATTGTTTCGGGAGTCATTTTCTTCTCAGCCCCCGCAGGGATATTTCTCGGAATTGGGCTTACTTGTCTTGGATTATTGATCGTTATTGGAGAATTCTGGCTTGCCCGGATTTTGTATCGTATCGGGATAAGATATCTGAAATGGAATATTGCCATTATCCACGGGAGTGAGAGCATATGA
- a CDS encoding COG1361 S-layer family protein, producing the protein MIKPVFSECISKKNLDSFRVPSIILIGLCLAVFCISPVSAGTKYLSGEPNLSAAISGINEFTPGSTIELPILIENSGLNYIKMVQSGIVDRDDIPSTAKMVRVTLLPDGAPILIKSDTQMVGDIEGSESKPVKFQIRVKDDGQAGTYSLPVRIEYTYLAAAEQVGTDSVVNRYNTKKIELNVPFIVKSAINLDVIKVTPEDINAGGEGFVTITLRNSGADTGRKAIAKLSRFGNSPVVPVDSTVYIGDFKPGDEFDAKFKVSVTRDAEPQEYPLEVLVTYQNADGENLETPAEQIGIPVGGKIKFTMVNDPPKVTIGSKQVIEVEYRNDGDATAYSSEARISAVDPFSSDDDLAYLGDIKPGESAIARFKMTTNAEAIEKTYGLDSEIRYRDALDNSQISDTIKVQITAGKPEGFSALLSNPIIIAVILIIIIGAAYRYHTSRRKSASV; encoded by the coding sequence ATGATAAAACCAGTGTTTTCAGAATGTATCTCGAAAAAAAACCTGGATTCTTTCAGGGTGCCATCTATTATCCTTATTGGGTTATGTCTGGCAGTATTTTGTATTTCTCCGGTATCAGCCGGAACAAAATATCTTTCAGGTGAGCCGAATTTATCTGCTGCCATCTCCGGAATTAATGAGTTTACCCCGGGATCGACGATAGAACTCCCGATTCTGATAGAAAACAGCGGTCTGAATTATATAAAAATGGTTCAGTCAGGAATCGTTGATCGGGATGATATTCCATCTACTGCCAAAATGGTCAGAGTAACCCTTCTCCCTGACGGGGCACCTATCCTTATCAAGTCAGATACCCAGATGGTCGGTGATATTGAAGGTTCTGAATCTAAACCGGTGAAGTTCCAGATACGTGTCAAAGATGATGGTCAGGCAGGAACATACAGCCTCCCGGTCAGAATTGAATATACCTATCTTGCTGCAGCTGAGCAGGTTGGAACCGACAGTGTTGTCAACCGATATAATACCAAGAAGATCGAACTGAACGTTCCTTTTATCGTAAAATCTGCAATAAACCTGGACGTTATAAAAGTCACCCCTGAAGATATCAATGCAGGCGGTGAGGGATTTGTAACCATTACCCTGCGGAACAGTGGGGCAGACACCGGTCGTAAGGCGATTGCAAAATTATCCAGATTTGGAAATTCTCCGGTAGTTCCTGTAGATAGTACGGTATACATTGGTGACTTTAAACCTGGAGACGAGTTCGATGCAAAATTCAAGGTATCAGTCACCCGCGATGCAGAACCACAGGAATACCCGCTTGAAGTACTGGTAACCTATCAGAATGCTGATGGAGAGAACCTTGAGACTCCCGCTGAACAGATCGGTATCCCGGTCGGCGGAAAGATCAAGTTCACCATGGTAAATGATCCGCCAAAAGTTACGATAGGCAGCAAACAGGTGATTGAGGTGGAATACCGTAATGATGGCGATGCAACGGCGTACAGCTCTGAAGCCCGTATCAGTGCGGTTGATCCTTTCTCAAGTGATGATGACCTTGCATACCTGGGAGACATAAAACCGGGTGAATCTGCAATAGCCAGATTTAAAATGACAACCAATGCTGAGGCAATCGAAAAAACATACGGACTTGACTCAGAGATCAGATACCGCGATGCTCTTGATAACAGCCAGATATCAGATACCATCAAAGTACAGATAACCGCTGGCAAACCAGAGGGTTTCTCAGCATTACTCTCCAACCCAATCATCATCGCCGTCATTTTGATTATAATCATTGGTGCCGCTTACCGGTACCACACCTCCCGCAGAAAATCTGCGTCTGTTTAA
- a CDS encoding toast rack family protein codes for MIAFHLPNLRQVFGWLFIIMILSFGIGGVLLILETDSPNSLREGYSEFNFPSKDIEKARVNLAVDTGSIHISDQSMEYLLSGDVHVEAKHYLPRLTHSVTNKTMNIAIDRPRDIFHDIIGGEERWDVKIHNQTPISLLLSVGTGDIYIQPGNAQISELSLESGAGSLYLDIHEWKGDSLPIRIENGAGDITILFPERSRVNVALDRAIGNIFLTGFTGDDTGYYHETRDPDAPVIHVTISQGIGDITLRTVE; via the coding sequence ATGATAGCATTCCATCTTCCAAATCTGCGACAGGTTTTCGGGTGGCTCTTCATCATCATGATTCTGAGTTTTGGAATCGGCGGTGTCCTTTTGATCCTGGAAACCGATTCACCAAATTCGCTCCGTGAAGGGTATTCTGAATTCAATTTCCCCTCTAAGGACATTGAGAAAGCGAGAGTCAATCTGGCCGTAGATACCGGATCTATACACATTTCCGACCAATCGATGGAATATCTTCTTTCAGGAGATGTTCATGTTGAGGCAAAGCATTATCTTCCCCGTCTCACTCATTCGGTTACCAATAAGACGATGAATATTGCAATTGACCGACCACGTGACATATTCCATGATATCATCGGCGGAGAGGAGAGATGGGATGTCAAAATCCATAACCAGACTCCAATAAGTCTTCTCCTCTCTGTCGGGACAGGGGATATTTACATACAACCAGGTAATGCGCAGATTTCAGAGCTGTCTCTTGAATCGGGAGCAGGTTCACTCTATTTGGATATTCATGAATGGAAGGGGGATTCCCTTCCCATCAGGATTGAGAATGGGGCTGGCGATATTACCATCCTGTTTCCAGAAAGATCCCGGGTAAATGTAGCTCTTGACAGGGCGATCGGGAATATATTCCTGACCGGGTTTACCGGAGATGACACTGGATATTATCATGAGACAAGAGATCCTGATGCCCCAGTCATTCATGTCACGATCTCGCAGGGAATTGGAGATATCACTTTACGGACGGTGGAGTGA
- a CDS encoding ABC transporter ATP-binding protein: MIIAENLTRVYDMGKVTVHALRGVSLTIQKGEFVGIMGASGSGKSTLLHLLGLLDRPTEGKILLGGIDVRTLDERQRTRFRLKRLGYVFQDYALVPELTVEENVYLTSMIRGTSKEEYQAQTLQILDRIGLSDRLTHKHNELSGGQQQRVAIARAMVNKPEILFADEPCANLDSESSRNVLDLFKQINKEMAQTIVMVSHEDWHMEYFDRVIILRDGKIVSDGPPPEEILEKACKYK, encoded by the coding sequence ATGATTATCGCAGAGAACCTGACCAGAGTGTATGATATGGGAAAAGTGACGGTTCATGCACTCCGGGGAGTATCCCTTACCATACAGAAGGGTGAATTTGTCGGTATCATGGGTGCAAGCGGATCTGGAAAGTCCACCTTACTCCATCTGCTCGGTCTTTTGGACAGACCAACAGAAGGGAAGATACTTCTTGGCGGTATTGATGTCAGGACCTTAGACGAACGACAAAGAACGCGGTTCAGGCTGAAGAGACTGGGTTATGTGTTTCAGGATTATGCTCTCGTGCCTGAATTAACCGTCGAAGAGAACGTTTATCTGACATCAATGATCCGGGGAACTTCAAAGGAAGAGTACCAGGCACAGACATTACAGATTCTTGACCGGATTGGTCTATCAGATCGGCTGACTCATAAGCATAATGAGCTCTCAGGAGGACAGCAGCAACGAGTGGCCATTGCACGGGCGATGGTGAATAAACCGGAGATCCTCTTTGCAGATGAACCATGTGCAAATCTTGATTCAGAGAGTTCAAGAAACGTGCTTGATCTCTTTAAACAGATTAACAAGGAGATGGCCCAGACGATTGTGATGGTCTCCCATGAGGACTGGCATATGGAGTATTTTGACCGGGTGATAATCCTTCGTGACGGAAAAATTGTATCCGATGGTCCTCCACCGGAAGAGATTTTGGAAAAAGCGTGTAAATATAAGTGA
- a CDS encoding DUF4013 domain-containing protein, with the protein MDAAQFTHDTVWGNWKRWILLVIWTIIFPLLGGYIMDIFRGSTVPPECNDWVRRFIDGIKYLVAGLIYSIPVIIVLLITFIPVIKEFISQITSESAELNYEAFLPFLMPVIGGVIVAIILGIIVTLIFTIGIIRMARMNRFFEVFNFREILKTIGKIGWGTYIIALIIIYVISFILGMLINLVMEAPFIGIIIALFLWPLLTIFESRYFTRLYDESGE; encoded by the coding sequence ATGGATGCTGCACAATTTACCCATGACACAGTATGGGGAAATTGGAAGCGATGGATTCTTTTAGTTATCTGGACGATCATATTCCCACTTCTTGGTGGATACATCATGGATATATTCCGTGGGAGTACTGTTCCTCCGGAATGCAATGACTGGGTAAGACGGTTTATCGACGGAATCAAGTACCTGGTTGCAGGACTCATATACTCAATTCCTGTGATAATCGTCCTTCTTATTACGTTTATCCCTGTAATTAAGGAATTCATCAGCCAGATAACTTCTGAATCGGCTGAATTAAATTACGAAGCTTTTCTCCCCTTCTTGATGCCGGTCATTGGAGGAGTAATCGTTGCCATCATCCTTGGGATCATCGTTACCCTGATATTTACCATTGGAATCATTAGAATGGCACGAATGAACCGTTTTTTTGAGGTCTTCAATTTCCGTGAGATTTTAAAGACAATCGGAAAGATCGGATGGGGAACATACATCATCGCTCTTATCATCATCTATGTGATCTCCTTCATCCTGGGGATGCTCATCAATCTGGTAATGGAAGCTCCATTTATTGGCATAATCATCGCATTATTCCTCTGGCCATTACTCACCATCTTTGAATCCCGGTACTTTACCCGGTTGTATGATGAATCAGGGGAGTAA
- a CDS encoding ABC transporter permease, with amino-acid sequence MLLDLRVSFFLALRGILRGSRGSLYLTVLIIAMVFTNMIFMPSIILGFIKVAEDQIITYQTGNILISPHEDELYIEDVFSLLEKINRIPGVLRASAHYGTGVTLRYKGNSLGSTVVAIKPDDERLVTDVYRKMADGDYLADGENDEIIIGIQTSGHKDESLDMGPTLGYLKAGDPVTVEYTNGVSKVYHVKGIIETGSYYADQGAYITWDELESVFGRKVDYATDVIIKTDPDSYEPDVKTQIYRFGIREKVQTWQDILEEAMGRAVQNFAMLNSITIVVSLIIAIVVLFIVIMIKTLNSRRQIGVLKALGVEKSIIIHNYVFQVLILTTLGIIVGTTLVESMVAILTVYPFQFPDGEVTPVVATSDLINNTIMLYIASFIAGYIPAWRVASEDILTAMRS; translated from the coding sequence ATGCTTCTCGACCTCAGGGTTTCATTTTTTTTAGCACTCCGGGGAATTCTCAGAGGGAGCAGGGGGAGCCTGTATCTGACGGTACTGATCATCGCCATGGTCTTTACCAATATGATCTTCATGCCCTCTATTATCCTTGGGTTTATCAAGGTCGCTGAAGACCAGATCATCACCTATCAGACCGGGAATATTCTCATCTCTCCTCATGAGGATGAACTCTATATTGAGGATGTCTTTTCACTACTGGAGAAGATAAACAGAATTCCCGGAGTTCTCAGGGCATCCGCCCATTATGGGACCGGAGTGACGCTCAGGTACAAAGGGAACAGCCTGGGATCGACAGTTGTTGCGATAAAACCGGATGATGAACGCCTCGTGACCGACGTATACCGGAAGATGGCGGATGGAGATTATCTGGCAGATGGAGAGAATGACGAGATAATCATCGGTATACAGACCTCCGGTCATAAGGATGAAAGTCTTGACATGGGACCCACTCTTGGATATCTGAAAGCAGGTGACCCGGTCACTGTTGAGTATACCAATGGGGTAAGCAAGGTGTATCATGTCAAGGGTATCATAGAGACTGGTTCATATTATGCAGACCAGGGAGCCTATATCACCTGGGATGAATTGGAATCGGTTTTTGGGAGAAAAGTTGATTATGCGACCGATGTCATAATTAAAACCGACCCTGACTCCTATGAACCGGATGTGAAAACACAGATATACAGGTTTGGGATCAGGGAGAAAGTCCAGACCTGGCAGGATATTCTTGAAGAGGCGATGGGACGTGCGGTTCAGAACTTTGCTATGCTCAACTCAATTACCATTGTTGTATCGTTGATTATTGCCATTGTGGTGCTTTTCATCGTTATTATGATAAAGACATTGAACAGCAGAAGGCAGATAGGTGTCTTAAAAGCGCTTGGAGTTGAGAAGAGTATCATTATTCATAATTATGTCTTCCAGGTTCTGATTCTGACTACGCTTGGGATTATTGTCGGGACGACACTCGTGGAGTCCATGGTTGCAATATTGACGGTGTACCCATTTCAGTTCCCTGATGGTGAGGTGACACCCGTGGTTGCCACATCAGATCTTATCAATAATACAATTATGTTGTATATTGCGTCATTTATAGCCGGCTACATTCCTGCCTGGCGGGTCGCATCTGAAGATATTCTTACCGCAATGAGGAGCTGA
- a CDS encoding DUF86 domain-containing protein, whose protein sequence is MDQVRKDRYLDKLNWIYDRSRLIGIWQEDLSDFQTLQDIKTVLAIFKAFQEITEAFMDCIAMYLRDNNIPPRDDYTNIDRVDLFSNEQKQLLREMNGLRNRIIHRYNGTDDTLALTGICQSLSDMISLTKTLQVWIDNS, encoded by the coding sequence ATGGATCAGGTGCGGAAAGATCGCTACCTTGATAAACTAAATTGGATTTATGATCGATCCAGACTTATCGGTATCTGGCAGGAAGATCTTTCCGATTTTCAAACACTACAGGATATCAAAACGGTTTTAGCTATTTTTAAAGCATTTCAGGAGATAACAGAAGCTTTTATGGATTGTATTGCCATGTATCTGAGGGATAATAACATCCCTCCCAGAGATGATTATACGAATATTGATCGTGTCGATTTATTTTCGAACGAACAAAAACAACTACTCAGAGAGATGAATGGTCTTCGAAACCGTATCATTCACCGATATAATGGGACCGATGATACTCTGGCACTGACAGGAATATGTCAATCTTTATCAGATATGATCTCATTAACCAAGACGCTCCAGGTATGGATAGACAACAGTTAA
- a CDS encoding PadR family transcriptional regulator: MNAQFKKGVLDMCVMALLGLRDRYGYELVHEISERFEISEGSIYPLLRRLLTEGYVTTYLQESDEGPARKYYSLTTQGIIARDELIREWREFSAAVSDLIGEMTNAEG, from the coding sequence ATGAACGCGCAATTTAAGAAAGGTGTTCTGGATATGTGTGTCATGGCATTACTCGGACTTCGTGACCGGTACGGATATGAATTGGTTCATGAAATTTCAGAGCGGTTTGAGATATCTGAAGGGAGTATCTACCCACTCCTTCGTCGTCTCTTAACCGAAGGATATGTCACCACATATCTCCAGGAATCAGATGAAGGACCTGCACGAAAATACTACTCACTTACAACGCAGGGTATCATTGCCCGTGATGAATTAATCAGGGAATGGAGAGAATTTTCGGCTGCGGTAAGCGATCTCATCGGAGAAATGACCAATGCAGAAGGATGA
- a CDS encoding COG1361 S-layer family protein, translated as MKTSKNHTRTKVHRYAKTGTFILLALVCMLPLVSAAPQISVIVADYKVSPAVLLPGEEGTLTVTLKSVATGTTTSSVSYGQDISQTTSSITPYIDSVVLKSKDFDILGGDSKFEGNIGPDQPVPVTFLIRAPQRSGMYFPEVWIRVRDGQSLKYPVPVNVNTQLSVLKTPSLALENTFPIPVKPGTKVEGTIRISNEGSTQADNIRVFVNGSPPMAIPAGISSFMIDRLASGMSKEKNLSLLIDKNTPTGIIEVPVRMTYALLDGTIIEDTGSIGLDVRGESEISITSVETTPSRVNPGEPFNLIIRVQNTGTGEAKSVSATIDLPIQGAKEAFIGRIKSGNDAPATFVLEGTEAGEYTYHTTITYTDDWGTHTLDKDLILTIASGGDSSGMIILILLIVIACAGGFLYMRHKNEDD; from the coding sequence ATGAAGACGAGCAAAAACCACACAAGAACAAAAGTACACAGATATGCGAAAACAGGAACGTTTATTCTTCTCGCTCTTGTCTGCATGCTCCCCCTGGTATCTGCCGCACCTCAGATATCAGTTATTGTTGCTGATTACAAAGTATCTCCGGCAGTTCTTCTACCAGGGGAAGAGGGTACTCTGACGGTCACTCTAAAGAGCGTTGCAACGGGTACAACTACCAGTTCAGTATCATATGGACAGGATATAAGTCAGACAACATCCAGTATCACGCCATATATTGACAGTGTGGTCCTGAAATCCAAAGACTTTGACATATTGGGAGGAGACTCAAAGTTTGAAGGAAATATCGGCCCTGACCAGCCGGTTCCCGTTACATTCCTGATTCGTGCACCACAACGAAGCGGGATGTATTTCCCGGAAGTCTGGATTCGGGTACGTGATGGTCAAAGTCTGAAATATCCGGTTCCGGTCAATGTCAACACCCAGTTATCAGTTTTGAAAACCCCATCTCTTGCACTTGAAAACACATTTCCGATACCGGTGAAACCTGGAACAAAAGTTGAGGGCACCATCAGAATTTCAAATGAAGGTTCAACGCAGGCAGATAATATCCGTGTTTTTGTGAATGGCAGTCCGCCCATGGCAATCCCGGCAGGAATCAGTTCATTCATGATTGATAGACTTGCATCAGGCATGTCAAAAGAAAAGAACCTCTCTCTTCTCATTGACAAGAACACTCCGACAGGAATCATCGAGGTACCGGTCCGAATGACCTATGCTCTGCTTGATGGTACTATTATTGAAGATACCGGATCTATAGGGCTTGATGTCAGAGGGGAATCTGAGATCAGTATCACCTCTGTTGAGACAACGCCATCCAGAGTAAACCCTGGTGAACCATTTAATCTCATCATCAGGGTTCAGAATACCGGAACTGGTGAGGCGAAATCAGTCAGTGCAACGATTGATCTCCCTATCCAGGGAGCAAAAGAGGCTTTTATCGGACGTATTAAATCAGGAAATGATGCTCCTGCCACATTTGTTCTTGAAGGAACTGAAGCGGGAGAGTACACCTATCACACAACCATTACCTATACTGATGACTGGGGCACCCATACCCTCGATAAGGATCTCATCCTTACCATTGCATCCGGTGGCGATTCATCCGGAATGATTATCCTGATCCTGCTTATTGTCATTGCCTGTGCAGGGGGATTTTTGTACATGAGGCATAAAAACGAGGATGACTGA
- a CDS encoding efflux RND transporter permease subunit, giving the protein MRSIFESISSLVVNRPKLVLGALCLIFIASIVGMSMLKMQTGNETYLDKNTPKGIAFSHYEDTFSQDTLVILIESNDPLNPDVIAYLDKITPGLKNLQYINSVSSIADLVKQANNGNIPRSSGEIKNIKESISSEVLNHYIPSNLLTMMMVKLDVGMTDQKQKSVMNNVRSFLNSSHPPPGVTVTLTGNPVFQQEMGQELSKSMGTLIMGAMVLMVIVLGLLFAYVSHRFIPVLIVAIGLILTFGIMGLCGVHLNTAVIAAFPVLIGLGIDYAIQFHARLEEEARKGSLIDAVRITITRTGPAVLFAMIATTMGFIAMFISPVPMIRSFGLVAIIGVAVCYMTSLIGIPLIAILIKYKPKGISGEEKPTKADLVLSKIAVTIAKNPLPILMVAILFAFIGLQVDPSIPISTSERTFVPSDMPAKISLDKVSRTIGSTTPVPILVTGNNVLSPDVLTWIETFQKNELSLYMEITGSTSIVDYIKIYNNGTVPQTQFEIDEVISKIPEGVRNEFLNGRTETIIEFSTKRLEMPQQDELKTQMTNDLVLLTPPPGISASITGSFDLFTTLISDISESKEQMTLLGFILIVAFLALIYRKIHAVTPIVPIVCIVGWNAVAMLILNIDYTPMTACLGSMTIGVAAEYTILIMERYLEERETAASTIDAIRESVRKIGSAIMVSGFATFFGFSALMLSNFNMISNFGLTTVIAVLFSLIGAVAIMPAVLSVLDELIKDVHTIEDKVLHHPHKE; this is encoded by the coding sequence ATGCGTTCCATTTTTGAAAGCATCTCATCCCTCGTAGTGAACCGGCCTAAACTGGTTCTTGGAGCACTTTGTCTCATTTTTATTGCCTCGATTGTGGGAATGTCGATGCTTAAGATGCAAACCGGAAATGAAACATACCTTGACAAGAATACCCCGAAAGGTATTGCATTCTCTCATTATGAGGATACTTTCAGTCAGGATACTCTCGTCATTCTTATTGAGAGTAATGATCCATTAAACCCTGATGTTATCGCATACCTGGATAAAATTACTCCGGGACTGAAGAATTTACAGTATATTAACTCGGTTTCAAGTATAGCAGACCTTGTAAAACAGGCAAATAACGGGAATATACCAAGGTCTTCAGGAGAAATTAAAAATATTAAAGAGAGTATTTCCTCGGAAGTTTTAAACCATTACATTCCTTCCAATCTGCTGACTATGATGATGGTCAAACTTGATGTGGGAATGACCGATCAGAAACAGAAGAGTGTCATGAATAATGTCAGGTCATTTCTGAACAGTTCACATCCTCCACCGGGTGTTACGGTAACATTAACCGGTAATCCGGTATTCCAGCAGGAGATGGGGCAGGAACTGAGTAAATCCATGGGAACCCTGATTATGGGTGCCATGGTCCTGATGGTTATAGTGCTCGGTCTTCTATTTGCCTACGTCAGTCACCGGTTCATTCCGGTTTTAATTGTTGCAATCGGATTAATCCTTACCTTTGGTATCATGGGACTATGCGGTGTACATCTTAACACTGCAGTTATTGCCGCATTCCCGGTCCTTATAGGGCTTGGTATTGATTATGCGATACAATTCCATGCCCGGTTGGAAGAGGAGGCACGAAAAGGATCATTAATTGATGCGGTCAGAATTACTATTACCAGAACCGGTCCGGCAGTTCTTTTTGCAATGATTGCAACGACGATGGGTTTTATTGCAATGTTCATCTCTCCGGTGCCCATGATCCGTTCATTTGGTCTGGTCGCAATCATCGGGGTTGCCGTCTGTTATATGACGTCGCTCATAGGCATTCCACTTATCGCGATATTAATCAAATATAAACCGAAAGGAATATCTGGAGAGGAGAAGCCGACAAAAGCAGATTTGGTTCTTTCAAAGATTGCAGTCACCATTGCGAAAAATCCGCTTCCTATCCTTATGGTTGCCATTCTCTTTGCGTTTATCGGGCTTCAGGTTGATCCATCAATTCCCATCTCCACAAGCGAACGGACCTTTGTTCCGTCTGATATGCCGGCGAAGATCTCTCTTGATAAAGTCAGCAGAACTATCGGTTCGACTACACCGGTTCCCATCCTTGTTACTGGTAATAATGTCCTCTCTCCTGATGTACTTACATGGATAGAGACCTTCCAAAAGAACGAACTCAGTTTGTATATGGAGATTACCGGGTCCACCAGTATTGTAGATTATATCAAAATTTACAACAATGGGACCGTGCCGCAAACGCAGTTTGAAATTGATGAAGTAATATCCAAAATACCAGAGGGAGTCAGGAACGAGTTTTTAAATGGCAGAACAGAGACAATTATTGAATTTTCTACAAAGCGTCTTGAGATGCCTCAGCAGGATGAACTCAAGACACAGATGACGAATGATCTGGTTCTTCTCACTCCGCCACCCGGTATTAGTGCTTCAATCACCGGAAGTTTTGATCTCTTTACGACTTTGATATCAGATATTTCTGAAAGTAAGGAGCAGATGACATTACTGGGCTTTATTCTGATAGTGGCGTTCCTTGCACTTATTTATCGGAAGATTCATGCCGTTACTCCTATCGTTCCCATCGTCTGTATTGTCGGGTGGAATGCTGTAGCCATGCTCATCCTAAACATCGATTATACACCGATGACTGCTTGTCTTGGTTCTATGACCATAGGGGTTGCAGCAGAATACACGATTCTTATTATGGAACGATATCTTGAAGAACGAGAGACAGCAGCAAGCACTATTGATGCAATTCGTGAGAGTGTTCGAAAGATTGGGTCCGCTATTATGGTATCCGGATTTGCAACATTCTTTGGATTTTCTGCACTCATGCTCTCGAACTTTAATATGATAAGTAATTTTGGTCTGACAACCGTTATTGCCGTGTTATTCTCACTGATTGGAGCGGTTGCGATAATGCCGGCTGTGCTGTCTGTTCTTGATGAACTTATCAAGGATGTCCATACTATTGAGGATAAAGTTCTTCATCATCCTCATAAAGAATAA